A single Chloroflexota bacterium DNA region contains:
- a CDS encoding AAA family ATPase translates to MVFPAQPLIWLARQHGELFGQLGQVEDELKGRFSGLDEAIDALMLSILSGEALLLVGPPGTAKSRLIRAFCNLLGLLDLENPQVRHPHYFEYLLTPFTEPGELFGFYDVAQAATHGRLVRLSGDWLQSARVVYLDEVFNGSSAILNSLLAVMNERVFHDRGERTPVQLQCLFAATNEIPDTPELRAVFDRFLLRCTVKNVDVHVPGGPERVGTLLTRGWAETFGSRGGSRVYTTLLELADDLRDEIRELTDRGVLQPQERSPFFQELARLIRITRDDDLSEMSNRRLVKMLHIMLLHCVYRSVRRGELDERSLTLGPAELGLVGRFFLDRADDEVVRKLNRALVR, encoded by the coding sequence GGGCAGCTTGGGCAGGTCGAGGACGAGCTGAAGGGCCGCTTCTCCGGCCTGGACGAGGCGATTGACGCCCTGATGCTCTCGATCCTCAGCGGCGAGGCGCTGCTGCTGGTCGGGCCGCCCGGGACGGCCAAGTCGCGGCTGATCCGCGCGTTCTGCAACCTGCTGGGCCTGCTCGACCTGGAGAACCCGCAGGTTCGCCACCCGCACTACTTCGAGTACCTGCTGACGCCGTTCACCGAGCCGGGCGAGCTGTTCGGGTTCTACGACGTGGCCCAGGCGGCCACCCACGGCCGGCTGGTGCGGCTGTCCGGGGACTGGCTCCAGTCGGCGCGCGTCGTCTACCTCGACGAGGTCTTCAACGGATCGAGCGCCATCCTCAACTCGCTGCTCGCCGTCATGAACGAGCGCGTCTTTCACGACCGTGGCGAGCGCACGCCCGTCCAGTTGCAGTGCCTCTTCGCCGCCACCAACGAGATCCCCGACACTCCCGAGCTGCGGGCCGTCTTCGACCGCTTCCTGCTGCGCTGCACCGTCAAGAACGTGGACGTCCACGTCCCTGGCGGGCCAGAACGGGTCGGGACGCTGCTGACGCGCGGCTGGGCCGAGACGTTCGGCAGCCGTGGCGGCTCGCGCGTCTACACCACGCTGCTGGAGCTTGCCGACGACCTCCGCGACGAGATCCGCGAGCTGACCGACCGTGGCGTGCTCCAGCCCCAGGAGCGCAGCCCATTCTTCCAGGAGCTGGCCCGCCTGATCCGGATCACCCGCGACGACGACCTCTCCGAGATGTCGAATCGGCGGCTGGTGAAGATGCTCCACATCATGCTGCTGCACTGCGTGTACCGTTCCGTGCGGCGCGGTGAGCTGGACGAGCGGTCGCTGACGCTGGGGCCGGCCGAGCTGGGGCTGGTCGGGCGGTTCTTCCTGGACCGGGCCGACGACGAAGTGGTGCGGAAGCTGAACCGAGCGCTGGTCAGATAG